A single genomic interval of Camelina sativa cultivar DH55 chromosome 11, Cs, whole genome shotgun sequence harbors:
- the LOC104726241 gene encoding cytokinin dehydrogenase 3 isoform X1 has translation MASNSFRSQIHLGVIIILIIITLLTPITTYNTSPQPWNILSHNDFAGKLTTASSSIESAATDFGHVTKIFPSAVLNPSSVEDITDLVKLSYDSQPSFTLAARGHGHSHRGQASAKDGVVVNMRSMVNRDRGIKVSRTGLYADVDAAWLWIEVLNKTLELGLTPVSWTDYLYLTVGGTLSNAGISGQTFRYGPQITNVQEMDVITGKGEIATCSKDMNSDLFFAALGGFGQFGIITRARIKLEVAPKRAKWFRFLYIDFSEFTRDQERLISETDGVDFLEGSVMLDHGPPDNWRSTYYPPSDHLRIVSMVKRHRVIYCLEVVKYYDETSQYAVNEEMEDLGESLNFVKGFMYEKDVTYMDFLNRVRTGELSLKSKGQWDVPHPWLNLFVPKSQISKFDNSVFKGIILRNNITSGPVLVYPMNRNKWNERMSAAIPEEDVFYAVGFLRSADFDDWEAYDKENMEILKFCEDANMRIIQYLPYHSSQEGWVRHFGPRWNIFLERKYKYDPKMILSPGQNIFQ, from the exons atggcgAGTAATAGTTTTCGTTCACAAATTCATCTTggagtaataataattttaatcatcATTACTCTTTTAACTCCGATCACAACCTACAACACATCACCACAACCATGGAATATTCTTTCCCACAACGACTTTGCCGGAAAACTcaccaccgcctcctcctccatcgAATCAGCCGCTACAGATTTTGGCCACGTCACCAAAATCTTCCCATCCGCCGTCTTAAACCCTTCCTCCGTCGAAGACATCACTGATCTCGTAAAACTCTCTTATGACTCTCAACCCTCTTTCACTCTAGCTGCTCGTGGCCACGGACACAGCCACCGCGGCCAAGCCTCGGCTAAAGACGGAGTTGTGGTTAACATGCGGTCAATGGTAAACCGAGATCGAGGCATCAAGGTGTCTAGGACCGGTTTATATGCTGACGTGGACGCTGCTTGGCTATGGATTGAGGTGTTGAACAAAACGTTGGAGTTAGGGTTAACGCCTGTTTCGTGGACGGATTATTTGTATTTAACGGTCGGTGGAACGTTATCTAACGCCGGAATTAGTGGACAGACGTTTCGGTACGGTCCACAGATCACTAATGTTCAAGAGATGGATGTTATTACAG ggAAAGGAGAGATTGCAACTTGTTCCAAAGATATGAACTCGGATCTTTTCTTCGCCGCGTTAGGAGGTTTTGGTCAATTTGGAATAATCACAAGAGCCAGAATTAAACTCGAAGTAGCTCCGAAAAGG GCCAAGTGGTTTAGGTTTCTATACATAGATTTCTCCGAATTCACAAGAGATCAAGAACGGTTGATATCAGAAACGGACGGTGTAGATTTCTTGGAAGGTTCCGTTATGCTGGACCATGGCCCACCGGATAACTGGAGATCCACGTATTATCCACCGTCCGATCACTTGAGAATCGTCTCAATGGTCAAACGACATCGTGTCATATACTGCCTCGAAGTCGTCAAGTATTACGACGAAACTTCTCAATACGCAGTCAACGAG GAAATGGAGGACTTAGGCGAGAGTCTAAACTTTGTAAAAGGGTTTATGTACGAGAAAGATGTGACGTATATGGATTTCTTAAACCGGGTTCGAACCGGAGAGCTAAGCCTGAAATCCAAAGGCCAATGGGATGTTCCACATCCATGGCTCAATCTTTTCGtaccaaaatctcaaatttcGAAATTCGATAATAGTGTTTTTAAGGGTATTATCCTAAGAAATAACATCACTAGCGGCCCCGTTCTTGTTTATCCAATGAATCGCAACAA ATGGAATGAACGGATGTCAGCCGCTATACCTGAAGAAGATGTGTTTTATGCGGTCGGGTTTTTGCGATCGGCGGATTTTGACGATTGGGAGGCTTACGATAAAGAAAATATGGAAATATTGAAGTTTTGTGAGGATGCTAATATGAGAATTATACAATATCTTCCTTATCATTCATCACAAGAAGGATGGGTTAGACATTTTGGTCCGAGGTGGAATATTTTCTTAGAGAGAAAGTACAAATATGATCCCAAGATGATATTATCCCCGGGACAAAACATATTTCAATAA
- the LOC104726241 gene encoding cytokinin dehydrogenase 3 isoform X2 codes for MASNSFRSQIHLGVIIILIIITLLTPITTYNTSPQPWNILSHNDFAGKLTTASSSIESAATDFGHVTKIFPSAVLNPSSVEDITDLVKLSYDSQPSFTLAARGHGHSHRGQASAKDGVVVNMRSMVNRDRGIKVSRTGLYADVDAAWLWIEVLNKTLELGLTPVSWTDYLYLTVGGTLSNAGISGQTFRYGPQITNVQEMDVITGKGEIATCSKDMNSDLFFAALGGFGQFGIITRARIKLEVAPKRAKWFRFLYIDFSEFTRDQERLISETDGVDFLEGSVMLDHGPPDNWRSTYYPPSDHLRIVSMVKRHRVIYCLEVVKYYDETSQYAVNEEMEDLGESLNFVKGFMYEKDVTYMDFLNRVRTGELSLKSKGQWDVPHPWLNLFVPKSQISKFDNSVFKGIILRNNITSGPVLVYPMNRNK; via the exons atggcgAGTAATAGTTTTCGTTCACAAATTCATCTTggagtaataataattttaatcatcATTACTCTTTTAACTCCGATCACAACCTACAACACATCACCACAACCATGGAATATTCTTTCCCACAACGACTTTGCCGGAAAACTcaccaccgcctcctcctccatcgAATCAGCCGCTACAGATTTTGGCCACGTCACCAAAATCTTCCCATCCGCCGTCTTAAACCCTTCCTCCGTCGAAGACATCACTGATCTCGTAAAACTCTCTTATGACTCTCAACCCTCTTTCACTCTAGCTGCTCGTGGCCACGGACACAGCCACCGCGGCCAAGCCTCGGCTAAAGACGGAGTTGTGGTTAACATGCGGTCAATGGTAAACCGAGATCGAGGCATCAAGGTGTCTAGGACCGGTTTATATGCTGACGTGGACGCTGCTTGGCTATGGATTGAGGTGTTGAACAAAACGTTGGAGTTAGGGTTAACGCCTGTTTCGTGGACGGATTATTTGTATTTAACGGTCGGTGGAACGTTATCTAACGCCGGAATTAGTGGACAGACGTTTCGGTACGGTCCACAGATCACTAATGTTCAAGAGATGGATGTTATTACAG ggAAAGGAGAGATTGCAACTTGTTCCAAAGATATGAACTCGGATCTTTTCTTCGCCGCGTTAGGAGGTTTTGGTCAATTTGGAATAATCACAAGAGCCAGAATTAAACTCGAAGTAGCTCCGAAAAGG GCCAAGTGGTTTAGGTTTCTATACATAGATTTCTCCGAATTCACAAGAGATCAAGAACGGTTGATATCAGAAACGGACGGTGTAGATTTCTTGGAAGGTTCCGTTATGCTGGACCATGGCCCACCGGATAACTGGAGATCCACGTATTATCCACCGTCCGATCACTTGAGAATCGTCTCAATGGTCAAACGACATCGTGTCATATACTGCCTCGAAGTCGTCAAGTATTACGACGAAACTTCTCAATACGCAGTCAACGAG GAAATGGAGGACTTAGGCGAGAGTCTAAACTTTGTAAAAGGGTTTATGTACGAGAAAGATGTGACGTATATGGATTTCTTAAACCGGGTTCGAACCGGAGAGCTAAGCCTGAAATCCAAAGGCCAATGGGATGTTCCACATCCATGGCTCAATCTTTTCGtaccaaaatctcaaatttcGAAATTCGATAATAGTGTTTTTAAGGGTATTATCCTAAGAAATAACATCACTAGCGGCCCCGTTCTTGTTTATCCAATGAATCGCAACAAGTAA